ATGTGCCAAATGTTTCCCACGCGTTCGCGTCGGGATCTGAAGCTCAAGTACAAAAAGGAGGAACGCACCAATGGGCAGCTGATCAACAAGGCGCTGCTCTATCCCAAGGCCTTCAACATACAGGAGCTCAAGGACCAGTTGGCGGAGGAGGACCGCGAGCGGGAGGAGAATGATCGCCAGTGGAGGGAAATTTCGCGCGCAATGCCGGGGAATCCTAAAAAGGTTGGTTAAAAAGCATTCCTATGCTAatggtattttattttatttgaaatttgttctttttagCGGTCACGATTACAGCAGCAAAGCAAGGCATCTCGTACACTGAACGATGGTGATGTAGTCTACGAAAACGAGCATGTGACAAATAAGAAGCTCGGCAAGCAGGCGTGGGCCAAAAGACGCAAGGAATTGGAAACGGACGAGAACGACGGAAGTGCTCCCGCCAAGCGAAAGCCCAAGGCTAGACGACGGCCTCCCAAAGTTCCAGTTTCAGCAGATGCAGCGGGTCAGGCGGATCTGACGCCCATTAAGCAGGAGAAAGCTATCAAAACGGAACAAATTGGAAATAATGTACCTTCCGGAGGAGAACTGCAGGCCGAGCTAAATGGACTTCTGATGGATGATCCAATGGAATATGAAGTAGATATAAGCAAGCCCCGTGATAAGACCATCATCAATATGGATGACGGTTCCCTAACTTATGTGAGCGACGTCGAAACAGCCACTGTGGCGCCCAATCGACAGTCGGAAACATATTTAATCAACTTCATTGGGGAAGAGCAGAACCATGAAGATGAAGTCATAACACCGGATGACCCCATTCCGCCCCCCACTGCCGAGCCGGATATCGAACAAATCCTCGCCGAACTGGCTGAGGGATCCCTAGCCCTCGTCTCGTCCTTGGATCCAGAGCATGAGGACCGAGTGCTCAACGAAATCTACATGCTAGACAAAAAGACGGGCGAATTGTGCGAAACACCGCTGAATATACCAGAGCATATTGTTCAATGCATAATGAATGTTATGCAGCTAGAGGACtaacaacattttatattactaATTTAAGCATATTTGttaaacattataatttattaaagcatTTCGATAGATGCATTTAATTAAGctgatttatttctttaattggATTTATTTTGAAGTGAATTCTTAAGGGGATACCATTTTAAGGACTGCTTTATCAGTTAGGCTacaattctgttttttaaaaaaacggaaacagttattttgctaaaatatatattttattttcattagaAACTTAGCTTATGTTAATTCAGgaaagaacattttaaatttattattaatgttttattttgagaATAAGCTCTATGCTGATAAATTTAGCTTGATAAGCATGTGTTTAGCTTTAGTCTtacaaatgtaaatattttttgaaaactcaGTTAATTGGCGCCAGAGTTGCCGCATTTCAAAGACATTTTTTCGCTTTCCAGCACTTTTGTCCAATCAGCGCGCTTAAGAACACTACACTTTCCACAGCTGTTTGTTGCTGCCGAGGCTGCGAAGCaatttaatagaatttaaCGAATTAAGGCGCAAACGATGGCCACAGTCCCCTTGGCAATTGTCTCGCACAAGCGCCAGGTGTGCAGCCTGTACAAGAAGGCGCTGCGCAACCTGGAGGCCTGGTACGACCGACGGTGAGTGCAGCTGTCGAGCAAGACCCGAAGATTATATAATGAGCAAGTgcattttgtttggtttaatCCCCGCCAGCCACGACTACCGATACCGCGCCGTGCAGCTGCGTGCCCGCTTCGACGAGAACAGGCGCAAGGATATGGGCGAGGGCCTCCGCCTCCTGGCCGCTGGACAGAAGGAGCTCTTTGAGACGAAGCATTTCCAGCCCCGGAACTGTAAGCAAATGGCCTCATGCTATGTATACACTTGctaatgttttatatttttagttgccAATAGTGCTGGTGGCTGCGCATTCGAACGAGAGGTGATCCCGCCAGACTGGTTGCTGGACTACTGGCATCCCCTGGAGAAGGCCCAGTACCCCGAGTACTTCGCCAAGCGGGAGCAGCGCAAGAAGGAGTATGTCGTCTGGTGGGAAAAGCAGTACGGCAAGCCGGACCCCAAGGACCTAGGACACCACTAATCTAAGAGTACAGTAGTCAAATCACATGCAATCTTTGTCTTTAAAAGTAAATCTATTGGAGCTCAGAGTATGTGCTATAATATGTGTTTTGTACCAGGACTCAGTCGAACTTCCTTTAATCAAAGTCGGAATTTTTTCAACTGAATTAATATTCTactatcttgaattcatgatTCTAAATATCTATTCTTGTTATATAGCTCACAACTATCTGAATAAGATAAACAGTTGTTTCAGAAGTATATTCGTTAAATGTAACATCAAGTTAATTTGGTTACATTTAAAGTTACAAGAATAGATCtagaagtttatttttctagGTAAGTACAAAGTACTCCTTAGTTATGGCCATAACAAAGACAAGAAGTTTCATTTGTTAAAAGAATATTAACCTGGTAACGAATTACAAGAAAAGGTCGTTTTTATCTCTAtaaacaaaggcaaacaaattattgaaagcGAATTCTCTATGCGACTTCAAGTATTGGAAGTTTAACTGCTACTCCTTTGTACTTTGtgtattgtaaattaaatgtgtttatAAATGAAGGGTGGCTCGTGCTGGCGAAGCTCTGGGGCGCGTGTTCTGTGTGGGATGTCCCTCGTGCGGCTGGAGGCTGGTCCTGGTTGGTCCTGCCGCTCAGTTCAGCTCGTTGGGGTCCAGTCGGGGGCGCTTTTTGCTGCTGGAGCCATTGCCGTTGGGCGTGGagctgttgccgttgccagTTCCGGACTCGTTGCCGTGTTCCCGCTTCCGCTGGAGCGTCTTCTTGTCCCACTGCTGGGTGAGGTAGCGCAGCAGGACGCAGCGCTTGTCCATCACGATCAGCTGCTCGGAATGCTCGTCCTCGGTGGGCAGGTAAACAGAAGCCCTCTTCTGCGAAGTCCGAATCCCGTGTTCGTTGCTCAAGTGGGTGAAATTGGTCGAATCGTGGATGGGCAGGCCCTTGATGAAATCTCTCACGGACATCCTGCTGACAAGTTGCTGCGGAATACGGACAAACGGCTTAGAAACTCGCCAACAGCAGGCAATAAGTGCACTTTCGATACTTTACTGTGATTTGCGTTGATTTCTTAGTTTTATCTGCGAATATTTCCTTTTGTGgaccgtttttttttaacaaatttatgtGTGCCCTCGGGTTGGatcttttgttgttgctggtggtggAATTGGAATGTGATTATCAGTGTTGCGAAACCCACGATTGCTGCTCAACGCTTTTCAGCACTGAAATGGTGAGGCCAGTCTAGGGGATTTTTCAAAtgacaaaatttattttgtttgaattgaaaaggcaaacacaaatttttgttaaattttgtacAAATCGATGTTACCGGTGACAATAGAAATCACtgttaatttatacaaataaaagtaactctgatattttaaaacataaaatcgaaaagagttttaaaaatgacctgcaaaacttttaaactctttgaaaagatttcataaaattttgattttaagatATCTTACGAAAGTTAATTGGGGATTAAGATTTAGGAATAATAAAAGTACtacttttgtttaacaaacTGGCTAGTAACCCGTCCTGTGGATTATccattttattagtttttagaaaagtatataatttttaagtgaGTTTCTTAGCTACGGTTATGACGGTTTCCGTCCCCGCGACGCACCACGTCCTTGTACTCGTCCATGCGCCTCATGCGGTCCAGATACTCCGGGTCGTCCTCCTCCGCCTGCAGTTCCTCGGCGGCTTTCTCCTCGTCCTCCTGCTCGTTGGGATCGCGGGCGGCGGCAATGGCCTGTGCCTGATTCATCTTGGCCACCTTCTCCTCGTCGGGAAATATGCCCTCGTCGACGCGCTGCTGGTAGAACTCATCCACCGTCATGATGGGCAAACTGGGGTAGCCCAAACCGAAGACCGCCTTCTGGGTGGCGTTGCGAGTGATGATGAAGGGCTGCAGGGGCTTTGGCTTAGCGgcctgctgatgatgatggggGTGATGATGTCCGGGTCCATGACTGTGACCATGACCACGGGATGTGGAAGATGCAGAgggctgctgatgctgatttGATGGACGGAAAGAGTCCACTTCGTTGTCGGCTTCGCCGCCGGCCAATCGGGCCAGACGCATTTGGGCCAGCTGCTTCATCACGCCCAGCGATTCCAATTCCTGCTTGGAGTCTATGATGCTCTTGTCCAAATACTTGAGGAAAAACGTGCGTCTGTCCTCATCCTCAGCCGATTTGTTCTTGACTGCATCCCGCATCTTGGCCATATACTCGTCAATTTCCTTCATCCTGCGATACTGGGCAATTTTGTCGTTTCTATTGTAGGCTGCCTCCATAAGCTCCCGCTGCTCACTTTTTCCAGACTGGTTATCTTGAGTTGCCACATGTGATTTGGGTGCCGCACAGAGCTCGTACTCCTGGCAGCGCTGCAGGTGGTCCTTGAAGTAGATCTCACCCAGCTCCAGGGACTGTGTGCTATTGGGGCTGTTGATCTTAGTGGTCAGCTTGCCCAGAAAGTACGGGAGCAGCATGAAGGGCAGCGATTCCGTGGACACTTCGTCGATCATCTCGTTGGCACTGAACATGCTCACCTGGTTCACAATGACGGTGGCCTGCTCGAAGAGACCCATTGCCGTCTTGACTTTGTTCTAGATATGGTGGtgtaagctttaaaaatagtatttcaTTTGGATACACTATGTCTCACCTGAAATTCGCTGCCATTAAAAGGCAGGTCGGTAACTTCTAGTTCGTCAAAGATGTTCCagccacttaaaaaaatgtccgACAGCTTCTGATCCTCGCCGCCAGCTGTATTACTCTCAGCCATTTAAGAATACTGATTGAATTCCGgtttatatgtattttcaatataataataaagttgCGAACAAAATTTGCAAGCCGATGCGAGACAGCTGTTCGTATAAAATGTTTAGTGTTGCAAAATACCAGAGAAGCCAGTACAGATTCAACGGCTATTAACATTTAGCTATTTCTAAaggcttttttaaaattaaatattataaatatatttagttcAATTTTACaagcattttatttcataGAAATATGAAATTCGCACTCTAAGAAAGAATAAAATGTAATCTTtaactatttcaaaaaaaacaatgcgATACCCACATCCTCTAAATGAAAACCGATTCGATGTTAGCAAAAATCCTTTATTAAACTATATAAAAGCCCAAGGACTTAGCAAAAGTTTGTTCATGGTTTGAGGTGCCTGATGGATAGGTCGCAGTCCGATGGAATTAACCCATGAGTGTGGCCTCCAGCTCTTTGTTGGCCAGCAGTTCCTTGATGATGTCGAGGCCGCCGATCAGTTCGCCCTTAACATACACCTGCGGATAGGTGGGCCAGTCGGAGAAGGTCTTCAGACCCTGGCGCACTTCCTCATCGCCCAGGATGTCAAACGTTTCGTACGGCAAGCTGTTGAAGAACACAGTTTGTGGTTAAAAAGGTGCAAGTAATGGCCAAGCGAACATTTTACTTTGTGTCGTTGACAATGGCGATGAGTTGCTTGGAGAATCCGCAGCGTGGGCCATCCCGGTCGCCCTTCATAAAGATCATTAGTGGAGCCTTGTTGATGAGGGCCTTCAAGCGGTCCTCCAGCGCTTGTCCCGTCGCCGCCGCACTGCTGGCGCTTTCGGCCAACTTCCTGGTCTTGCTGGTGATTGCGGCAACATCTACTCCGTCGACGCGGTCCACAGCGGAGCCCTTGGCAAAGAAGATCACTGTGGGCACGGCTTCGATCTGGTTGCGGTCCACAAATCTAGTTAGTAGCTCTCTCTATCCAAAAACTGCGGACAAACCTGATGTTTCATGGAAATCTCTGGAAATTGTTCGGCATTTAGGCTGATGAACTGCAGTTTCTCGCCAGTAATCTTGGACAGTTCCTCCAGCGCGTCCTTCACCTGACCACACTGCTCCGCCCAGTCGGCGGCGAAGAGCGCTACGGTCTTCTTGTCGCCATTTATGTACTTCTGGTACTCTTCGGCAGCCGTCACATTTACCACAGgcataatttcttttgttgttcACTCAATagcaaaaatttataaaaagcaGACCGATTTATCAGCTGGGGAAGAGTGTTGCCAAGCGACCTTCTCTAGACAGTGTTGGTAAGcagcaaaattaaatcattccATGGTGattttattaacaataataataagaaacgcatttaaattgttaaaacgtattaaaaatattataaaacttataaataaaactcataGAAAACTCTTTACATccttaacaatttaattatttatttgagcaAATTTCGAAAATAGTCGATGCCTGCTGGGAAAATGCTGTCAAATCTCTGGCAACATCGATAGCATCGATAAACGTTGATTTTTGTTCCAGCTCTAGTGGCAACACGTGCAGGCCGCATATTCAATATACACAGCTCACTTATTTTTCGCAAATAAAAGTTGAATTAGCCGGAGCATGGTGACGCGCAAGAAGCCAACCAAGCGCTGCGCGGAGGCGGTGGCcatcgaggaggaggaggcgacCCAGCCGAAGGTGTCCAAGGAGGAGCTGGTGGTCGCCCAGGAGGTGAAAATCGTGCGTGCCCTCGCTGGCAACGATGTGGCCCAGCGGAATCGCCAGATCCGCAAGCTGCGCAAGTGGTTCAAGCTGCGGGCCAGCAGCTCCTTCCCCTTCACCGAGGAGGACTTCATGCGCATCTGGAAGGGGTTGTACTACAACATGTGGATGTCGGACAAGCCGCTGGTGCAGGAGGAGCTGGCCGAGCAGCTGGCCCAGATGGTGGACAGCTTCGGTGGGAACACGGCCTGCAGTCTGGCCTACTTCAGTGCGTTCATGCGCACCATGTGCCAGGAGTTCTTCGGCATCGACCAGTGGCGCATGGACAAGTTCCTGATGCTTACACGCCGCATGGTGCGCTATGTCCTGCGTCTGCTCAAGCAGAGCAAGTGGTCGCCGGACCTGATCGCCGCCTTCAACAAGAGCATGCAGCTGTCCGTGCTGTCTGAGCAGCCCAAGAGTCGCGGCATGACTATGCACTACTTGGACGTCTTCTTCGAGGAGTTGGCCAAGGCGGCCGATGGCGAGATCAGCGCCGCCCAGGTGAATCTGTTCTTGCGCCCGTTCGTCACCTACCTGGCCACGCAGCGCGATGCCAAGCTGGTGGCCCAGTGCCGCACAAGGGTGCTCTATCACCTGCTCTACCAGAGCGACTTGGGGCGCGAGTACAGCGAAAAGTACAATGCCTGGAAGCTGATGGGCTTCCCCACCGCCTCCATCGATGATATTGAGAAACTGGACTCGGGCTTTgacgaggaggacgacgaAGGCAATGCCGAGGAGGAGCCGCCGCGCCCCACATCCCTGGATCCTCGCGCGGGCGACGTGGATGTTCACATGCCCGAGCTGCCGCTCAACGCCGACTGTGTCCTGGACGAGCTGCAGACTCTGCTGCGCACCAACGAATTCAACAGCAAGCGCCGCAAGGGCCTGCGCAAGCTCATCCAGATCTTTGAGACCTACAAGGGCGGAGAGTTTCCGCTGGGCGTGCGGACCATGCCAAAGGTGGAGGGCCAAACACTGTCGGAGATGGTGGAGCAGAAGGTGGCCGCCATCGAGGTGATGGAGGACGAGGTCTTCGGCACTGGCAGGAAGCTCAAGAAGCTCAACAAGTCCAAGCGCAAGCGCCTGTTGCAGTCCATCAACTTTGAGGAGGTGGACGAGCACAACTACGACGAGATCATTGGCAAGGCTCTGCCCCCGGAGCTGCAGAAGAAGGTCAAACACAA
This genomic stretch from Drosophila gunungcola strain Sukarami unplaced genomic scaffold, Dgunungcola_SK_2 000001F, whole genome shotgun sequence harbors:
- the LOC128262349 gene encoding NADH dehydrogenase [ubiquinone] 1 beta subcomplex subunit 9; this translates as MATVPLAIVSHKRQVCSLYKKALRNLEAWYDRRHDYRYRAVQLRARFDENRRKDMGEGLRLLAAGQKELFETKHFQPRNFANSAGGCAFEREVIPPDWLLDYWHPLEKAQYPEYFAKREQRKKEYVVWWEKQYGKPDPKDLGHH
- the LOC128262350 gene encoding DET1- and DDB1-associated protein 1, which gives rise to MSVRDFIKGLPIHDSTNFTHLSNEHGIRTSQKRASVYLPTEDEHSEQLIVMDKRCVLLRYLTQQWDKKTLQRKREHGNESGTGNGNSSTPNGNGSSSKKRPRLDPNELN
- the LOC128262491 gene encoding immunoglobulin-binding protein 1; this encodes MAESNTAGGEDQKLSDIFLSGWNIFDELEVTDLPFNGSEFQNKVKTAMGLFEQATVIVNQVSMFSANEMIDEVSTESLPFMLLPYFLGKLTTKINSPNSTQSLELGEIYFKDHLQRCQEYELCAAPKSHVATQDNQSGKSEQRELMEAAYNRNDKIAQYRRMKEIDEYMAKMRDAVKNKSAEDEDRRTFFLKYLDKSIIDSKQELESLGVMKQLAQMRLARLAGGEADNEVDSFRPSNQHQQPSASSTSRGHGHSHGPGHHHPHHHQQAAKPKPLQPFIITRNATQKAVFGLGYPSLPIMTVDEFYQQRVDEGIFPDEEKVAKMNQAQAIAAARDPNEQEDEEKAAEELQAEEDDPEYLDRMRRMDEYKDVVRRGDGNRHNRS
- the LOC128261315 gene encoding glutaredoxin 3, encoding MPVVNVTAAEEYQKYINGDKKTVALFAADWAEQCGQVKDALEELSKITGEKLQFISLNAEQFPEISMKHQIEAVPTVIFFAKGSAVDRVDGVDVAAITSKTRKLAESASSAAATGQALEDRLKALINKAPLMIFMKGDRDGPRCGFSKQLIAIVNDTNLPYETFDILGDEEVRQGLKTFSDWPTYPQVYVKGELIGGLDIIKELLANKELEATLMG
- the LOC128261924 gene encoding ribosomal RNA processing protein 1 homolog produces the protein MVTRKKPTKRCAEAVAIEEEEATQPKVSKEELVVAQEVKIVRALAGNDVAQRNRQIRKLRKWFKLRASSSFPFTEEDFMRIWKGLYYNMWMSDKPLVQEELAEQLAQMVDSFGGNTACSLAYFSAFMRTMCQEFFGIDQWRMDKFLMLTRRMVRYVLRLLKQSKWSPDLIAAFNKSMQLSVLSEQPKSRGMTMHYLDVFFEELAKAADGEISAAQVNLFLRPFVTYLATQRDAKLVAQCRTRVLYHLLYQSDLGREYSEKYNAWKLMGFPTASIDDIEKLDSGFDEEDDEGNAEEEPPRPTSLDPRAGDVDVHMPELPLNADCVLDELQTLLRTNEFNSKRRKGLRKLIQIFETYKGGEFPLGVRTMPKVEGQTLSEMVEQKVAAIEVMEDEVFGTGRKLKKLNKSKRKRLLQSINFEEVDEHNYDEIIGKALPPELQKKVKHNAKVRSSINNAWVVTDADATTEDKDEKVAKPKAKKAKKEEMPKPKKDDQSKVKKEGQLKAKKEQSKVQKEEQSKAKKEDKSKPKEDQQPKPKKEEQPKTKSTPKTETAGDDEATSATPQAANGWDDPLKPGEEEIFVPSRKQQMKQANSKLQKSTPKQVPRLQFSTPQPVGAKRVRIMTKSNCFYPKNDYYRQLKLYPQLPYDADRQPGKSALKPHVLPGPIHPNFKGASKSLFNETL